Proteins from a single region of Psychrobacter cryohalolentis K5:
- the nuoH gene encoding NADH-quinone oxidoreductase subunit NuoH: MMTFDTWSILFMVVQSLVIFLVVVIVAAMMIIYERRMLALWQDRYGPNRVGPFGSLQLVADMLKIFFKEDWTPNFTDKFMFTLAPAVAMFTALASFAIIPISPTLGVADWDIGILFFFAMAGIAVYAVLFGGWASANKFSLLGGLRSAAQTISYEVFLGLSLMGVVALTGSFNLRAIVEAQADGWYIIPQFFGFLTFVVAGVAVTHRHPFDQPEAEQELAEGYHVEYSGMKFGMFFIGEYVNVVLISALMTCLFFGGWLAPFNLDIPFIPPAFWFMIKTLFFMTMFVLARGSLMRPRYDQVMNFGWKVCLPVTLINLLVTAAVILIFSPTL, from the coding sequence ATGATGACCTTTGATACTTGGTCCATACTTTTTATGGTCGTACAATCGTTGGTTATCTTTTTAGTCGTTGTCATTGTCGCGGCAATGATGATTATCTATGAGCGCCGGATGCTAGCACTCTGGCAAGACCGTTATGGTCCAAACCGTGTTGGACCGTTTGGTTCACTACAGCTAGTCGCCGATATGCTCAAAATCTTCTTTAAAGAAGATTGGACGCCAAATTTTACCGATAAGTTTATGTTTACTTTGGCGCCTGCGGTTGCCATGTTTACCGCTCTGGCTTCATTTGCCATTATTCCTATCTCACCAACCCTTGGCGTTGCTGATTGGGATATTGGTATTTTGTTCTTTTTTGCCATGGCTGGTATTGCAGTCTATGCAGTACTGTTCGGTGGTTGGGCATCAGCCAATAAATTCTCATTACTTGGTGGCTTACGTTCAGCCGCGCAAACCATCAGTTATGAAGTGTTCTTAGGCTTGTCGTTGATGGGTGTTGTTGCATTGACTGGCTCATTTAACTTACGTGCGATTGTTGAAGCACAAGCTGATGGTTGGTATATCATCCCGCAGTTCTTTGGCTTTTTAACCTTTGTCGTTGCTGGTGTTGCGGTCACGCATAGACATCCATTTGACCAACCAGAAGCTGAGCAAGAGCTTGCTGAAGGGTATCACGTTGAATATTCCGGCATGAAGTTCGGTATGTTCTTTATTGGCGAATACGTCAATGTTGTATTAATTTCTGCTTTGATGACTTGTTTGTTCTTTGGTGGTTGGCTTGCACCTTTTAATTTAGATATTCCATTTATTCCACCAGCTTTTTGGTTCATGATTAAGACGCTGTTCTTTATGACTATGTTTGTTTTGGCTCGAGGCTCACTCATGCGTCCGCGCTATGATCAGGTGATGAACTTTGGCTGGAAAGTCTGCCTGCCCGTAACCTTGATTAATCTATTGGTTACTGCTGCAGTCATTTTGATTTTTTCCCCAACGTTGTAA
- the nuoI gene encoding NADH-quinone oxidoreductase subunit NuoI, whose amino-acid sequence MFTTIKKTVIGLFTIVRSMWMVNSHALRPRDTILYPEVPVPVPPRFRGRIILSRDPDGDERCVACNLCAVACPVGCISLQKAEREDGRWYPEFFRINFSRCIFCGLCEEACPTTAIQMTPDFEMGEYVRQDLVYEKEHLLISGPGKYPDYNYYRVTGMAVADKPKGAAQNEAAPIDLRSLLP is encoded by the coding sequence ATGTTTACTACGATAAAAAAGACCGTCATTGGACTATTTACCATTGTCCGCAGCATGTGGATGGTCAATAGTCATGCGCTCAGACCACGCGACACCATTCTTTATCCTGAGGTGCCAGTACCAGTGCCGCCACGTTTTCGTGGACGTATTATCTTGTCGCGTGACCCTGACGGCGATGAGCGCTGCGTTGCTTGTAACTTGTGCGCTGTGGCATGTCCAGTTGGTTGTATCTCCCTGCAAAAAGCGGAACGTGAAGATGGACGCTGGTATCCAGAGTTCTTCCGTATTAACTTTTCACGTTGTATTTTTTGTGGCTTGTGTGAAGAAGCTTGTCCTACAACAGCTATTCAGATGACTCCTGATTTTGAGATGGGCGAATACGTCCGTCAAGACTTGGTCTATGAAAAAGAGCATTTGCTGATTTCAGGACCGGGTAAATATCCCGATTATAACTATTATCGCGTGACGGGTATGGCGGTAGCAGATAAACCAAAAGGCGCAGCGCAAAATGAAGCGGCACCGATTGATCTAAGGAGCTTGCTACCATGA
- the nuoJ gene encoding NADH-quinone oxidoreductase subunit J has product MMNILNNPELAGFYSLAAVAIFASLRVVTQANPVHAILSMIVSLLAIAGIFFVIGAPFAGALEIVVYAGAIMVLFVFVIMMLNLGMRNDEREERWLDAGTWAIPTGLTIIIAVVLYAMIGLNHNEAALIGGTTISAKAVGTVLFTKYIMLIEVAALLLLAALVAAYHLGKEAIDDEIIGNDSLVASPNVGSIELYENDSMHTNNDVVKMAKPYEYKDVDPHDYVGMKVGMKAGTQNGMKKVTRKESD; this is encoded by the coding sequence ATGATGAATATTTTAAATAATCCTGAATTGGCAGGGTTTTACTCATTAGCAGCGGTAGCAATATTTGCCAGTTTGCGCGTGGTAACCCAAGCCAATCCAGTGCATGCTATTTTATCGATGATTGTGTCATTGCTGGCAATCGCTGGCATATTTTTTGTGATAGGTGCGCCGTTTGCTGGAGCACTTGAAATTGTCGTTTACGCGGGTGCCATTATGGTGCTGTTCGTCTTCGTGATTATGATGCTGAATTTAGGCATGCGTAATGATGAGCGGGAAGAGCGTTGGCTTGATGCCGGCACTTGGGCGATACCGACAGGCTTGACGATTATTATCGCAGTTGTGCTGTATGCAATGATTGGTCTTAATCATAACGAAGCAGCTCTGATTGGCGGTACTACGATTTCAGCCAAAGCAGTGGGTACGGTGTTATTTACCAAATATATTATGTTGATAGAAGTAGCCGCATTGCTACTACTCGCAGCCTTAGTTGCAGCTTATCATTTAGGTAAAGAAGCTATCGATGATGAGATTATCGGTAATGATAGCCTAGTAGCCAGTCCAAATGTCGGTAGTATTGAGCTGTACGAAAACGACAGCATGCACACCAATAACGATGTAGTAAAGATGGCAAAACCATACGAATATAAAGATGTCGACCCGCATGATTATGTGGGCATGAAGGTCGGCATGAAAGCAGGTACGCAGAACGGTATGAAGAAAGTCACGCGCAAGGAGTCAGACTGA
- the nuoK gene encoding NADH-quinone oxidoreductase subunit NuoK: MGLIPMSHGLILAGILFAIGLCGVMVRRNFLFMLMSLEIMMNAAALAFVVAGSRWVDPDGQIMFIFILTLAAAEAAIGLAILLRFYHQRGHLDVDSANEMKG, translated from the coding sequence CTGGGTCTGATACCCATGAGCCATGGACTAATCTTGGCAGGTATTTTATTTGCGATTGGTCTGTGCGGTGTTATGGTACGGCGTAATTTCTTATTTATGCTAATGAGCCTTGAGATAATGATGAATGCGGCGGCACTAGCATTTGTGGTAGCAGGTAGTCGTTGGGTCGATCCAGATGGACAGATTATGTTTATCTTTATCTTGACCTTAGCAGCAGCAGAGGCCGCTATTGGTTTAGCAATATTATTGCGTTTTTATCATCAGCGTGGGCATCTTGATGTCGACAGCGCCAATGAGATGAAAGGATGA
- the nuoL gene encoding NADH-quinone oxidoreductase subunit L produces MSLLPLTFIFPLVGFLILAFMRDKLSEQVAAIVGVGSMLLSALCTLIVSYTFLTTYPAGTVVEIPLWTWFQVGDFAPNFGLSFDGLALTMTCVITGIGFLIHLFAAWYMKGETGFARFFSYMNLFVASMLLLVLADNLFLLYLGWEGVGICSYLLIGFYYHDRANGRAAIKAFTVTRVGDVFLAFGLFLLFREFGTLNIQEIITRAPEVFDINNPTMILTTMMLVGGAMGKSAQLPLHTWLADAMAGPTPVSALIHAATMVTAGVYLIARLHPLFILTPGVLLYWVGAVGALTLVIAGFCALAQTDIKRILAYSTMSQIGYMFLALGVGAWQGAIFHLMTHAFFKALLFLSSGAVILSVHHEQNIFKMGGLRKKIPLVFWCYIVGGGALAAIPWVTVGFYSKEAILWESYATGHMVLFYMGVFGAFLTALYTFRMIWIIFFGEEKTHAHKLSGMSYWLPLSVLLVLSTAVGAFITPPLQGVLPESVGHLLEVAGQAHAKHTAEYIAMGAMAAGLVLAVLLYVVNKGRLLTSFKRTRIGGALYHWCYHGMGFDALYDIVFVKPFLFIGRLFKADPIDKTWLLLPKLASAGNKVLSATQTGSLRGYAASFGLGMAVLLVLVMMTVV; encoded by the coding sequence ATGAGTTTATTACCATTAACCTTTATATTCCCGCTCGTTGGCTTTTTGATTTTAGCCTTTATGCGCGACAAGTTAAGCGAGCAGGTAGCAGCGATTGTCGGTGTCGGTAGCATGCTGCTATCAGCGCTATGTACGCTGATCGTCAGCTATACCTTTTTAACGACGTATCCAGCCGGAACTGTTGTAGAGATTCCTCTCTGGACATGGTTCCAAGTCGGAGATTTTGCGCCAAATTTTGGCTTAAGCTTTGATGGCTTAGCATTGACAATGACGTGTGTTATTACCGGCATTGGCTTTTTGATTCATCTGTTTGCCGCTTGGTATATGAAAGGTGAAACAGGCTTTGCGCGCTTCTTTAGCTATATGAACTTGTTTGTCGCCAGCATGTTATTGCTGGTATTGGCGGATAACTTGTTCTTGCTATATCTTGGTTGGGAAGGCGTCGGTATCTGTTCTTACTTGCTGATTGGTTTTTACTACCATGACCGTGCGAATGGTCGTGCGGCGATAAAAGCCTTTACTGTTACCCGTGTTGGTGATGTGTTCTTAGCCTTTGGTTTGTTTTTACTATTCCGCGAATTTGGTACGCTTAATATTCAAGAGATTATTACCCGTGCCCCGGAAGTATTTGATATTAATAATCCAACCATGATTCTAACTACCATGATGTTGGTTGGTGGGGCGATGGGTAAATCAGCCCAGCTGCCATTACATACATGGCTTGCAGATGCGATGGCAGGTCCAACGCCAGTATCGGCATTGATTCACGCAGCGACCATGGTTACCGCGGGTGTTTATCTGATTGCGCGTTTACATCCGTTATTTATATTAACACCTGGTGTACTATTGTACTGGGTTGGGGCAGTGGGTGCATTAACGCTGGTTATTGCAGGATTCTGTGCGTTGGCACAAACGGACATCAAGCGTATCCTTGCTTATTCGACCATGAGCCAAATTGGCTATATGTTCTTAGCACTCGGCGTTGGCGCATGGCAAGGTGCTATCTTCCATTTGATGACCCATGCTTTTTTTAAAGCGTTGTTATTCTTATCATCAGGTGCAGTCATCCTTTCAGTACATCATGAGCAAAACATCTTTAAGATGGGCGGCTTACGTAAAAAGATTCCGTTAGTATTCTGGTGCTATATCGTCGGTGGCGGTGCACTTGCCGCGATACCTTGGGTCACCGTTGGTTTTTACTCTAAAGAAGCTATTCTTTGGGAAAGTTATGCAACCGGTCATATGGTCTTATTCTATATGGGCGTATTCGGTGCTTTCTTAACTGCGCTTTATACCTTCCGTATGATTTGGATTATCTTCTTTGGTGAAGAGAAAACGCATGCCCATAAACTATCTGGTATGTCATATTGGCTGCCGCTTAGTGTGTTGCTCGTATTATCTACGGCAGTGGGTGCATTTATTACCCCGCCATTGCAAGGCGTATTGCCAGAAAGTGTTGGGCACTTATTAGAAGTGGCTGGTCAGGCGCATGCTAAGCACACCGCAGAGTATATCGCGATGGGTGCGATGGCAGCAGGCTTGGTATTAGCAGTGTTATTATATGTCGTTAATAAAGGTCGACTGCTGACCAGCTTTAAGCGCACGCGTATCGGCGGTGCGCTATATCATTGGTGCTATCACGGTATGGGCTTTGACGCGCTATACGATATAGTTTTTGTAAAACCCTTTTTGTTCATCGGCCGCTTATTTAAAGCCGACCCTATCGATAAAACGTGGCTGCTATTACCTAAGTTGGCATCAGCAGGTAATAAGGTATTGTCTGCGACGCAAACAGGGTCACTTCGAGGTTATGCTGCAAGCTTTGGCTTGGGTATGGCTGTATTACTCGTGCTGGTAATGATGACGGTGGTATAA
- the nuoM gene encoding NADH-quinone oxidoreductase subunit M, whose product MIELQQTWMLPALIAIPFIAGLLCWLVERFNKRLPRWIALIGMTLTFVLSIVLWQYGDFSGMSQQVIAPDAAVPWVAEFSVPWIPSFGISFHLALDGLSLMMVALTGLLGVAAVACSWNEIQRRVGFFHLNLLWSLGGVIGVFLAIDMFLFFFFWEMMLVPIYFLIAIWGHDVVGKTKEYAATKFFIYTQASGLIMLVGILILVIISYAQKGVVSFNYNDLLGTSLGGWEYPIMLCFFIGFAVKLPIIPFHGWLPDAHAQAPTAGSVDLAGVLIKTAAYGLIRFVLPLFPAASQDFAPIAMTLGTIGIFYGAWLAFMQTDMKRLLAYTSISHMGFVVLAIYAGTLLSLQGLMIQMLAHGLSSAALFIMAGQLYERLHTRDLTLMGGMWGQFRYYAPILMFFCAALLGIPGTGNFIGEFLILFGAFAQYPVFVVLATFSLVLAGLYSLILIHKALFGINNIEEVALKETKSHGLPTRPLKDLGKRELSLLLMLAAGLVWLGLYPQPFLDTSSHAMQWINNAYIYSQVTQVDASQLLDAMEAR is encoded by the coding sequence ATGATTGAGTTACAACAAACGTGGATGCTACCAGCATTAATCGCCATTCCTTTTATTGCAGGATTGCTATGCTGGCTGGTTGAACGCTTTAATAAACGCTTGCCGCGCTGGATTGCCTTAATCGGTATGACGTTGACCTTTGTATTGTCAATAGTGCTGTGGCAATACGGTGATTTTTCTGGCATGAGTCAGCAAGTTATTGCGCCAGATGCTGCTGTGCCTTGGGTGGCTGAATTTAGTGTGCCTTGGATACCGAGTTTTGGTATCAGCTTTCACTTAGCGTTAGATGGTTTATCGCTAATGATGGTTGCATTAACTGGTCTGCTCGGTGTTGCCGCAGTTGCCTGTTCGTGGAATGAGATTCAGCGCCGTGTTGGTTTCTTCCATCTAAACTTGCTGTGGAGTTTGGGCGGCGTCATCGGTGTTTTCTTAGCCATTGATATGTTCTTGTTCTTCTTCTTTTGGGAGATGATGCTGGTTCCAATCTACTTTTTGATCGCGATTTGGGGTCATGATGTGGTTGGTAAAACCAAAGAATACGCAGCAACTAAGTTCTTTATTTATACCCAAGCATCTGGTCTTATCATGCTGGTCGGTATTTTGATATTGGTCATTATCAGCTACGCCCAAAAAGGCGTGGTCAGCTTTAACTATAATGATTTACTCGGTACGTCACTTGGCGGCTGGGAATATCCGATCATGCTGTGCTTCTTTATTGGCTTTGCCGTTAAGCTGCCAATTATTCCATTCCATGGCTGGTTACCTGATGCCCATGCGCAAGCACCAACGGCAGGTTCGGTGGATTTGGCAGGGGTTCTAATTAAGACGGCGGCTTATGGTTTGATTCGTTTTGTCTTGCCATTATTTCCAGCGGCGTCACAAGATTTTGCGCCAATTGCTATGACCTTGGGTACTATTGGTATCTTCTATGGCGCATGGCTTGCCTTTATGCAAACCGATATGAAGCGTCTGCTTGCTTATACCAGTATCTCGCATATGGGCTTTGTGGTTTTGGCAATTTATGCCGGAACCTTACTCAGCTTGCAAGGTTTGATGATTCAAATGCTGGCACATGGTCTAAGCTCAGCAGCGCTGTTTATTATGGCAGGGCAGTTATATGAGCGCTTACATACGCGCGATTTGACCTTGATGGGCGGTATGTGGGGTCAGTTCCGTTATTATGCGCCGATACTGATGTTCTTCTGTGCGGCCTTACTTGGTATTCCGGGTACGGGTAACTTTATCGGTGAATTCTTGATCTTATTTGGTGCCTTTGCTCAGTATCCTGTGTTTGTGGTCTTAGCAACTTTTAGCTTAGTATTGGCGGGTTTATACTCACTTATATTAATTCATAAAGCGCTATTTGGTATCAACAACATTGAAGAAGTGGCATTAAAAGAAACCAAATCGCATGGTCTGCCGACGCGTCCATTAAAAGATTTGGGCAAGCGTGAGCTGTCGTTACTTTTGATGCTAGCAGCAGGCTTGGTCTGGCTGGGACTGTATCCACAGCCATTCCTTGATACCTCAAGTCATGCGATGCAGTGGATTAATAACGCTTATATATATAGTCAAGTAACCCAAGTAGATGCCTCGCAGCTGCTTGATGCAATGGAGGCACGTTAA
- a CDS encoding NADH-quinone oxidoreductase subunit N, with the protein MNDFTMNDLMGLLPYAPIIAVVITVLVVMIAITMKRSHMVTGTISVIGLNIGLFILLGQMAGIIDSGTLVPAAEQLFVIDNFAQFNMVIVFICALACCTLSYAYLANLNDNKEELYLLMLLSTIGALLMVCAQHLASFFMSLEMLSIPLYGMLSYTYMRTRSLESGLKYLVLSATASATLLMGMAFIYAEVGSLAFKPISLTLADTFESPLLILGAAMMMFGIAFKLSAAPFHIWTPDVYEGAPAPIATYLASVSKVAMMALAVRFLIDTSLLALPSVQMLLMVMATLSILLGNLLAVRQTSLKRLLGYSSIAHMGYVLIVIVSIGSAADSISSMYMAIYAFTSIGAFGVVTLMSSPYRLSGEADQLIHYQGLFWRRPVLTGVMTIMMLSLAGIPLTAGFITKLFAVLAAVQGTNWFLAAMIILGSAIGLFYYLRVLLTLFKRPKQFIEFDVSKQWGLRTGGIMVIAVTAIILFFGVLPNSMIEWASLARIW; encoded by the coding sequence ATGAACGATTTTACGATGAATGATTTGATGGGGCTACTGCCTTATGCACCAATCATTGCGGTAGTTATTACAGTATTGGTGGTGATGATTGCCATCACGATGAAGCGCTCACATATGGTGACCGGTACGATTTCGGTCATCGGTCTCAATATCGGTCTGTTTATTTTGCTTGGGCAAATGGCAGGTATAATCGATAGTGGCACACTGGTGCCAGCGGCTGAGCAGTTATTTGTCATTGATAACTTCGCTCAGTTTAATATGGTGATTGTCTTTATCTGTGCATTGGCTTGTTGTACGTTGTCTTATGCGTATTTAGCAAACCTCAACGATAATAAAGAAGAGCTGTATTTGCTCATGTTGCTATCGACGATTGGTGCACTGCTTATGGTTTGCGCCCAGCATTTGGCATCATTCTTTATGAGCCTTGAGATGCTATCGATACCGCTATATGGCATGCTGTCCTATACCTATATGCGCACCCGCTCGCTTGAGTCAGGGCTGAAATACTTAGTGCTATCAGCGACAGCATCGGCAACGCTGCTGATGGGTATGGCATTTATTTATGCAGAAGTCGGCTCACTGGCATTTAAGCCTATTAGTTTAACTTTGGCTGATACGTTTGAATCGCCGCTGTTAATCTTAGGGGCAGCGATGATGATGTTTGGTATCGCCTTTAAACTCTCTGCTGCGCCCTTTCATATCTGGACACCAGATGTCTATGAAGGCGCCCCTGCACCTATCGCGACTTATCTGGCCTCGGTATCAAAAGTAGCGATGATGGCATTGGCAGTACGATTTTTAATTGATACCTCACTATTGGCATTGCCATCGGTACAGATGCTGCTTATGGTCATGGCAACCTTGTCGATTTTGCTAGGTAACTTACTTGCGGTACGCCAAACAAGTCTCAAACGTTTACTTGGTTATTCATCGATTGCCCATATGGGTTATGTGTTAATCGTAATCGTGAGCATTGGTTCTGCTGCTGATAGTATCTCTAGTATGTATATGGCGATTTATGCCTTTACCTCTATTGGTGCCTTTGGTGTCGTGACCTTGATGTCTAGCCCTTATCGCTTATCTGGTGAAGCCGATCAATTGATTCATTATCAAGGATTGTTCTGGAGACGTCCGGTATTGACTGGTGTCATGACTATCATGATGCTATCTCTAGCGGGCATTCCATTAACCGCAGGCTTTATTACTAAGCTGTTTGCGGTTCTTGCTGCAGTACAAGGTACCAACTGGTTCTTGGCAGCGATGATTATCCTCGGTAGTGCGATTGGCTTGTTCTATTACTTGCGCGTCTTGCTCACACTATTTAAGCGTCCAAAACAATTTATTGAATTTGACGTCTCGAAGCAGTGGGGTCTACGTACTGGTGGTATCATGGTCATAGCAGTCACGGCGATCATCTTGTTCTTTGGCGTATTACCAAATAGTATGATTGAATGGGCAAGTTTGGCTCGTATTTGGTAA
- a CDS encoding ferredoxin--NADP reductase — protein sequence MSDNIQTVTVLSKTTWTPNLFSFTVSRPDSFKFTAGQFVRLGVNPSHLNYYKQQGKAGNDVANDALNEDIFRAYSIVSSPFDEVLEFFSIVIPDGAFTSQLQHLEVGDELLLNTMPFGFLTLARYQKPLPKDLWLLATGTGLAPFLSMLQDLKTWEDYEHIILAYSARSIEELAYVDKIKSLQEDFGSLVDNPAKLIFIPIVTREPVEGTLTERLPKLLLDGTLQERAGIALDVDSTQVMLCGNPDMVEDTKETLKTLGLVMNRRGEGNIAVENYW from the coding sequence ATGAGCGACAATATTCAAACCGTAACAGTGCTAAGCAAAACCACTTGGACGCCAAATTTATTTAGCTTTACTGTCAGCCGTCCGGATAGCTTTAAATTTACGGCTGGGCAATTTGTACGTTTGGGGGTTAATCCCAGTCATTTAAACTACTATAAGCAGCAAGGCAAAGCAGGCAATGATGTCGCTAATGACGCACTAAACGAAGATATTTTTCGCGCTTATTCAATTGTTTCGTCTCCCTTTGATGAAGTATTAGAGTTTTTCTCTATTGTCATTCCTGATGGTGCATTTACCTCACAGTTGCAACACTTAGAAGTAGGCGATGAGCTACTGCTTAATACCATGCCTTTTGGCTTTTTAACATTGGCGCGTTATCAAAAGCCATTACCAAAAGATTTATGGCTGCTGGCTACGGGCACTGGTCTTGCGCCTTTCTTATCGATGCTGCAAGATTTAAAGACTTGGGAAGATTACGAGCATATTATTCTCGCATATAGCGCGCGCTCGATAGAAGAGCTGGCATACGTTGATAAGATAAAAAGTCTGCAAGAAGACTTTGGCTCCTTGGTTGATAATCCGGCAAAATTAATCTTTATACCGATTGTTACTCGTGAGCCTGTCGAAGGTACACTGACAGAGCGCCTGCCAAAATTGCTACTAGATGGAACGCTACAAGAGCGTGCAGGCATTGCTTTAGATGTTGATAGCACGCAAGTTATGCTCTGCGGCAACCCAGATATGGTAGAAGATACCAAAGAGACGTTAAAAACCTTGGGACTGGTGATGAATCGCCGCGGCGAAGGTAATATTGCGGTAGAAAATTACTGGTAA
- a CDS encoding energy transducer TonB, whose translation MDINTFIDDRLYIHKLRLTAVYIKDSQSYHFSAQAPKRDISLPMAIVIAISVHALIIFGISFSMGQDPAGLMQDVAKALTDNMQPNEDAQFIANASQQGGGTVKEQLRQETDQSSPLSAEQMSETQDVIRLQRQVRQQHYQESYLRTTLSWRHASVESDNDSKQAQDDMRVQEERLRKQIATLEAQLSQRQQTYATKSKVVTMDSNSTTHGAAADYINTFREHVERVGNLQYPAQARAQSITGEVRLMVIIANDGNIKAIRLLESSNSTILDEAAKQSVRQAAPFGKFTADMKDIVELRLIRTYRYSDIVEVTY comes from the coding sequence ATGGATATTAACACGTTTATTGATGATCGCCTTTATATTCATAAGCTGAGACTGACTGCGGTGTATATTAAAGACTCACAAAGCTACCATTTTTCAGCGCAAGCACCAAAACGTGATATCAGCTTGCCGATGGCGATTGTTATTGCCATTAGCGTGCATGCGTTGATTATTTTCGGTATCAGTTTTTCGATGGGGCAAGACCCTGCCGGATTGATGCAAGACGTTGCTAAAGCCCTAACGGATAATATGCAGCCAAATGAAGATGCTCAATTTATTGCCAATGCCTCGCAACAAGGCGGCGGTACGGTAAAAGAGCAATTGCGTCAAGAAACGGACCAAAGCAGCCCGTTATCCGCTGAGCAAATGAGTGAGACGCAAGACGTGATTCGCTTGCAGCGGCAAGTACGCCAGCAGCATTATCAAGAAAGCTACCTGCGCACCACACTAAGCTGGCGTCATGCAAGCGTAGAGTCTGATAATGACAGTAAGCAAGCGCAAGATGATATGAGAGTGCAAGAAGAGCGCCTACGTAAGCAGATTGCTACCTTGGAGGCGCAACTGTCTCAGCGTCAGCAAACTTATGCTACCAAATCAAAAGTAGTGACCATGGACAGTAACTCAACGACCCATGGCGCGGCGGCAGATTATATCAATACCTTTCGTGAGCATGTTGAGCGCGTTGGGAATTTGCAATATCCTGCTCAAGCAAGGGCACAAAGTATTACGGGCGAAGTGCGTTTAATGGTGATTATTGCTAACGACGGTAATATCAAAGCCATCCGTTTGCTTGAGAGTTCAAATTCAACTATCTTAGATGAAGCGGCAAAACAATCAGTCAGGCAAGCCGCGCCATTTGGTAAATTTACCGCGGATATGAAAGACATTGTTGAGTTGCGTCTGATACGTACCTACCGTTATAGTGATATCGTAGAAGTGACGTACTAG
- a CDS encoding mechanosensitive ion channel family protein yields MEFLGFTLDVATLTNNALSIAAKVALALLIFMIGRWLAKKAVTFAHGMMLRSRLDETVASFLGRLIYGVLLVVVVLAALSKVGVQTTSVVAILGGAAVAIGLSLKDQLSNFAAGIMIVTFRPFVRGDYVQISSYTGTVTEITLVNTHLTTINNHDVIIPNSDITTSAVVNYTALPNRRVDITVGIGYDADIKTAKDVMLNLAISNPKAFTDPAPVIRVTNLGDNSVDLTLNVWTTNDDWWSMQCDLLEQFKYALDDNKIDIPFPQRNVHVKGLDQMINQMDQAQKLLTKKD; encoded by the coding sequence ATGGAATTTTTAGGTTTTACCCTTGATGTTGCCACTTTAACCAATAACGCTTTGAGTATTGCTGCTAAAGTGGCATTAGCGCTACTAATATTTATGATAGGGCGCTGGCTTGCCAAAAAAGCCGTCACATTTGCTCACGGTATGATGTTGCGTAGTCGTTTAGATGAGACAGTCGCTAGTTTTTTAGGTCGCTTAATTTACGGTGTGCTATTGGTTGTGGTCGTTTTGGCTGCCTTGAGTAAAGTTGGTGTGCAGACCACTTCAGTCGTGGCTATCTTGGGTGGTGCAGCGGTTGCGATTGGTTTATCACTGAAAGATCAGCTGTCTAATTTTGCAGCGGGCATTATGATTGTCACCTTTCGCCCCTTTGTGCGCGGTGATTATGTGCAAATAAGCAGCTATACGGGCACTGTGACAGAGATTACCTTGGTCAATACGCATCTAACAACGATTAACAATCATGATGTCATCATTCCTAATAGCGATATCACCACTTCAGCGGTTGTTAATTACACCGCATTGCCCAATCGCCGCGTCGATATCACCGTTGGTATTGGTTATGATGCTGATATCAAAACTGCCAAAGATGTTATGCTAAATTTGGCAATCAGTAATCCGAAGGCGTTTACTGATCCTGCACCGGTTATTCGCGTCACTAACTTGGGCGATAACTCCGTTGATTTAACTTTAAACGTTTGGACGACTAATGACGACTGGTGGTCAATGCAGTGCGATCTATTGGAACAGTTTAAATATGCACTGGATGATAATAAAATTGATATTCCGTTCCCGCAGCGTAATGTCCATGTGAAAGGACTTGACCAGATGATTAATCAGATGGATCAGGCACAAAAACTACTAACGAAAAAAGATTAG